The sequence ATGGGACCTTCCCAACGTCCTCTTTACACTGCCATCTCTGACCCCACACCCTCCGTGCCACAGTCTCATAGTCCCACACATTGGGAACAGCCTGTGTATACGACTCTCTCTAGACCATAGGGAATGGGGAACAGTGACCAAAGCAGCGACGGAAAGGCTCCGAAGAATCCGCACGGGCAGAAGAGCCTCCGAACTCCGAGGTCACTCAGTGCCACCATCCAGCCACCAGAACCCACTGAGTATCTGGAAGTGCCTTTCTTGACCCCGGCTATCGCTGGCTCACCCGCCTACAGGAAGGTTTTTCGTCCTTTCGCCCTGTACCGATTTCACGCAGGCCACACAACTGGCTTGCAAGACCTTACTGGCCTTCTAGATGAGGAAGACTCAAGACATGGAGTGACGGGTCCGTGGTGGGCTTCGTTGTGCGCACCCTGGACTGTAAGAGGAGAAAGACTgtcctttccttcccctccccaacCTCCTCCAGCACATTAGCAAGTGTTTCCAAAAGGCCACCATGGCCAACTCTTTGTCAGCTGCTGCGGGTGAAGGGTGCTTGCTCAGCCTTGATGAACATGTCATGGGAGGAGGAGATGGGAGGATGGCATGGCCGGCTTCCTTGCATCAGTGTTGTGCAGCAGTCCTGCCTAAGATTCACACATGCATGAATCTTGATCCCTGCTGGAAGACCAACTTATGCTTGCTTCCCTGCTGATTTCCAAGCTGCACGCTATAGCTTTTCTCCCCACCTCTTTCCTCTGTCCCATCTGTTTAATCCCACACTCCCTCATGCATGGATTTTATAAGGCTTGATTGAACAGTGCAGAGGATTCAGGAACTGCATTGTCAGCCTTAGCCTTTCTCATATCATAGCctgtatgtgtgtatgcatgtttGTGTAAGGAGCTGAGAAGAGATGGGGAAGGATCTGTGGATCATTCAGGTGCTGTGGATGAATCCTCTCTTCTTACAATTTAATTTCTATTGTTCACTTGTGTCTCAGATTTCTGGCATCTCAGTCCTTCCCAATCTCTTCAGTATCCCAACAATCTCTCAGTAAACCAGGTCCTTGCTCCTCCAACATTGGACTGTGTCTGCTGAAAACGTGAAGGCATCAAGAAAGCTACTATGCACTTGCCAGCACCCAGACGTAGTTCCAATAATCCAATACTCACTTTGGACACTGCTCCAAACTCAGGCCAATGGGGTGTTCATTGCTGCTCATTTGTTCATCACCTTATCGCAATCTGTCAGCACCTCCCTCCTACTTTCGCTCAGGATGGAAAGATACTCTTGTGGATATAAGCAAGGTAGATATGCACCCAATACTGGATGACTACAGAGAAAAGAACAATACTTATGTGCAGAACTCATTTTCACCTCTGGGTTTCAAGCTGGAAACAAGCAGCTCTTGCAGTCAGATCAACCCCTTTTGTTCAGCCCATCTCCTGAGGACAGCCTACTTAATCTCCTTCGTCACCTCCAGGACTGGGTGGTATGTCCTGCCAGGAAGTGAACTGGCCaagaagctgctgcaggaaaaagtGACTCCTGACAACTGATCACAAAGATGTGTTGTGGGACCTCCTAACGGGTAATTCAGTCTAGAAAGATAAAATACTTCGACCGAACGTGAACTGTGATTCGTGTCACTGCTTCCCTCCGTTGATATGATGTCAGATGTCCTTCCCACCTCCCTTAGCTATGAATGACTTCTCCTTGTGGTGCCTGAAGAGATCACATAGAATGTTTGTTCCCTGTACGCATGTAACCTATTTGAGCCCTGTCCTCTTATTTATGCAAGTAGCACCTTCCTCCCCCTGCTCCCTTTCCCCAATCTCTATGCTGTCCTAGCACCATTAACTCTGCATTAAACATATGGAATAATAAACttaaaagtttcattttcatgtctctggattttttttccaccgCTTTCCTGAAAGACTGATTTTTTCCCTCTAGTAAATCTGTCACATGTCACCACACCACCACACAGATCCCATGAATGGCTCTCCTTGGCCCGTCATTCAGAGGACACAGCCACAGCTTCAACTGGCTTACTGTGCTCTTTCATGGAAACAAAACTCACCTGTTCATAAGCCAGCTCCAGTCATTTCTTCCATGGGTTGCTGTTCCTAAGCTAAAACTCAGCCCATGCCATGAAGAGCACTGCTTTGCATGTACGTCACCCAAGAATTTCTGTAGCTTCATTATTCATTATCTACAGGAGTGCAGAGATCCTCCTCTCAGTTCCTCACCTCTAGGTTGTCATAAGGCAGTCACAAAAATCTTTCCCACATCTAGAAAATGATGTATTTTGGAAAGCAACCATTCATTTCTTTGTAGAAACTCAACTCCTCTTGTTTTCCAGAGGTAAGAacataaatacacacatacagAGTGCAATCAAGAATAGAGGTATGTAACCTAttgttgaaagaaaacatgttgGTCATCAGATCCTAGGAGTTCTGAAGAGTTGAGGAAAGAATATGTGCAGGGGATATTGGTCTGCTTGAGAACATCTCTCAAGGCCAATGGAAACAAGATAGAATTACACTGaacaaaaaaactccacaaaatTTAATAGGTTCCAAGGCTTCAAAGCAAAAGCATGATCTATTCTGTGAGTTTATGTTCACTGAACACTTAATAGGTGAGTAGAATAAGCAGAAGATCTAGGAAACGCAGAGCACTCAGCACACTTTGGATGAGGTCCTTATAGTGCCAATGGGTTAACGACATCTAAAAACAGTGATGCCAATCTAAACAATTCCATGCAAAATAGGACTGTGACCACTCAATGGAGAGGAGAAATCTCTACCCCAAACTGTGGGCTGTGGGAAAGGTCCAGATGGGAACTATTGCACTGCTGAGCAGATTCATGTGGAGGGGATAAAGGGAGCCATGGCAGAGCTAGAGCAGGAGAGCTGATCACAGGAGTAGAAGAAAGACCATGGTGTGGGTGAACAGAAGTCTGGTAGAAGAAAGTACTTAACCATACACACGTACCCTTTTCCAGTTCttcaaacaaagaaagcaagaggGCTCCACATCAACCATTCTCCAGTGGAAGGGGATGCCTCCTCTCCAAGAGTGCCCCCACAAGTAGAACACCGCTGGTAACAGAGGGGTTAACCAATCCTCCTGCAGCCAAGAAGGAGCTGGCCCAGCATCCTTCCCTATCCCTTTAATCGTATCTGATACAGATGCaaggctggggaggggaggcgGGCAGGGAACAAAGAggccatttaaaaataaaaaaaaaaaggacaagaaaacGACCCCCGCGCTCCATGGCGGACGCCAGAACGATTGCACAAAGGCACCATTTCAGGGCTGAAATTTCACCACACCAACGTGATTAAAGGATTCCACAGAGGGTGGGGGGAGAAGGCTGAAGGCCACAGTACTGCAAATTAACCTTTTCTTAGTAAGGATGGCCTGGATCAGGAAGCACTTACGTTCCCTGGGGTCAATCCCCTTCCCACACCTGCAGGCATCTCCATATTCCCCCTGAGTTTTTTGCCCAGAGACCCACTCAACTCTTGCATTCTTGCCTCCCCCTCCTGTGCACACTGCATCCCTGCACAGATCAACAAAGGAAGGGTGGAAGGGAGGGTGTTCTTACAGGGAGCAGTAAGAGGATGACATACATGGCTGGTTATATGAGCTAAGTTCCCAGGCAGGTGCATTCACACTCCCATTGGGATACAGATCCACACATACAGCACAAAGAATGCATGCTTCAAACAAGCACTAACTAGGTGGAAAAATCCTTCCTGTagctctgcaaagagaaaaacaatgtaaatCAGAAACAACAGGtgcattttttaataagatCACCTGCTACAGAGAGTGTTCTGCTCCAGAGCTCAGAGGAAGAACCTAGGAGAAGAGACAATTAAGATGTGAAAACTAAGCAGTAGCTGGCTGGAAGCCCTCCAAGATTTTAATGCATCCACCTAACTTTTTGATTTCAGCAAGgggctgcatttttcttttccttgcacGTCAGAAGTGAGAATGAAGGGACATTAATGGGACAAATCACCAATCTGTCATCACGCTATGGATTACAGAAAAGGACTCTAGAATTTAACTATTGCTGTGCCACTGTCAGAGCTTCTGGTGTTCATGTAAGTGAGATGCTTTGAGAGAACCCACGCACCAAGGACCGTCAGCTCCACTGCACACCAGAGAACAGCAACATGAGTGGCAAGAGCAGCAATTTAACCTACAACTACTGATCTAGTAGGACCGTCACTGGCGACTGTGCTTCCGGCTGGGGCAGTGCCACTGAAAGGGGATCCCCATCACTGataagcagcaggagcagggaaacaATAGGTGATTTGATGAGAGCTGCTCTGCGATACTCCTGAGAAGACCCACAGCCAGCTCTGGCCAGAGAGGAAATTGGAGGTTTCCACAGCAACCTGCTCAGGGCACAAAGGCCCAACTGTCTAGGGAGAAGCAATGGAGGTGTCTCAGCACTCCTGTTTTAAGATGGGCTGGAATCTTTCTGAAGCCGAAGTACCTGCAAGATCACTTCTGTACAATGGTCCTTTAATTGGCTGTTGGTCCTATAACCAGGGAGGAGCTGTGGTGGAGGCAGTTACTGTACTCTTTACCCTAGATAAAACGTACGGGCTGCTCAGTTGGaaaaaaggctgcaatgaaAGCATGCGCGTGACTCGCTAATATTAATAAATAGGGAGCATGCAGACTGACACGGAATGAAATGGTAACAACCAAGCTGGTGTACAGGAGAAagaatttataatttatttatacaaatataaacaaaaatagaaacatctgctggagaaggaaagaatcaAAAGCAACAGCCAGAGGCCGATCAGTCTGTGATAATTAGCTCATCCACACCCCAGTCCTCATAGCTCCCATCAGGCAGGTAACGACGGATGATGATAGGAATCTTGCGTGCTctggagggaggagagagaggtGAATAGGAATGCCACAGCCTTCACTATGCCATTTCAGCAGGCAATGGCATTGCTGACTTCAGGAAGCTTATGGTAGACCTATGTAGTACTGGTGATTAGGAAAGTCTCAACAAAATTCTCCCTTGTAGGTGCAAAGCACTGAGCATCTTAAGTCTCAAAACAATCAAAGACCGACAGGAACACAGCATCTGCTAACAGCAGTTCCAATTGGAAAGCAAGAAAGCACTGAATACAATTTGACTTAGTGTAAGCAGATTTAAGAGCAAAACATAATTAGATGGTCTAGAATCTAACCAGAGGATCAGGTTTAGAACCATATCAGACCTGAAAAGTAATACAGCACCTTTAACGATCACATATAGGGCTGCTGTTTTTCCAAAAGCAGCTTCCTCATGCCAAGAATTACAATTTAATTCTCGCACAGCACAGGATGCCACTGTATTTTGTGTTACACCCTGACTGCTTTCTAGAGAACACACTCAGATGGTGACCTGAACCAACTTAGGCTGAACTTGGAAATCTGACTGGAGCACAATCCATGGAGGTTTTGGCAGAGATAAAGGGAGCTGTAATAGATATAAAGTCTGCAAGAGCAACTGCAATGCTCTGAGCAGAGGGACAAATCAATTCAAGAACGGGAATTAGTAAGTAAAGTAATCCAGTTACTCTGGTTGAAGGATACCTGCCTGTGACATAGTAATCTGCTGACCACACTGGCAAACCGTGGGTCACCAGGGCACTCTGCTGTGGGCCTCTAAGTAGTATTTCAGAAACTGACAGAAGAGGTTCAAATGAATCTCTCCGTAAGCAAGAGCTGCGTCTCCTGCTAGCACAATAAGCCAAGTATCAAAGGGTGCAGTGAAACAACATTCTTATTAGTCTCCACATCACCAACCTGACcctaattttgtttatttaagcCAGCAACTCATTTGAACACAAGTCTGTTCAGAAGGCTGCTTCAAATTGATTCCTTTCAGAGAATTACATTGATTCCTTATGGGGATCTTGGGTTCTCATCATAGAAATGACTGATATACAAGAGGTCAGGGCACTGCTCATCATTAGGAGTTTGCAAGAACTCCCGGCATGGGAGTGAGCAGCTGTGGAGAAGGTACACAGTGGGAAAGCAGAAGTAAACGGCAATATTCCCTGTTGTTGATGAAAAAGAAGGTTGTCTTGGAATATACTGCATGGAATAAGTTGCTAAGTGCTGAGATAAGCAGAGGATTGCTTGCTTTATAGAAAACAATACATACACTGCCAAAGGCTGGGACTTACTTGAGTTCTTTCATGGCAATCAGCAATGGGTCTGTCTCTCCTTCCAACTCCACCATCACAGGTGCACACATCCTGGGACAAACATCAACAACCATTTGAGAGAACACAGAAAGAACGAGCAGAAAGACAGAAGGGACAGCTAAGCACATGAATGCATACTGCACTCTTATCCATTCTGGGAAGAAGGTTTTCCCCAAGCGGCTATGGACTGAGTTTTCAGTTCTTAATCCACCCCTCATCCTCTGCTAGTCAGCTGGGACTTGAGTGCTGGTCAGATCCACACCTGTCTAGTCTCACTGTGCTGTACTTAAACATGTACTTAAACAATAAGAGTAgatctaaaattaaaaataaagagagttGAAACACTATAAAATGGGCATCTGACTTGCTTGCATCTTCAAGGATTccttcaaaggaaaacaaagagttAGACTTATGATGCACTCTATctccagaggggaaaaaaaaaaaaaacgcattTTGGTGAGGGCTGTAACAGTGGAGCAAACACAGTTGACAACTATCTGTCTCAGGTGGCAGCAGAAGCAACAGAAATTCACGTTATGTGTGGGTAAGGCCACtggggggctgctgctggcctaGAGTCAACACCAAAAGCAGAATATGGAGGTGAAACAGACCAGGCACCAGTGTTTTGGATGAAACGTCTGGCACTGGCCCATTTCATCTCTTCCATTCTTTTGGCCTGCCACCAGTTGAAAGAACACGCACAGAATTCCTTCCTGGAGTAATAACTGGGCAAAAAATAGCTCAGCAAAGCGACGATTAAGCAAAGATCATTTAGAAGCTCGTCAGTGGTAATCAGATCAGCATAATTTTCAGGGTGGATGTAGCTAAGATAGTACCCAGAAAActcctttcagagcaatttcAACACAGACTAATAATCTCACCTACAGAgcagtttttcaaaaaaaagaaaaaagaaaaaaagaaaaaaaaaatcacaaaactttCTGGCATGCAATATTAAAACAGATCTGGACAGGTAAAAGGAAGAATTTGAGAGGAGCTAGCTTTAACAGTACTTAAAAGAAGATTTAAATGTTATTACTATTAGAAGTGATGCTTCACTATTCCAAATCCTTAGCAAACGTACAGTTTGCCACAATAAAACCATATGCTTCAGACTTCAGGCTACGCCATTCCTAGAGTTTTTACAGCCTCGTAATAACAATTAATGATATTACAGAGTATCCCTTCCTCAAAACTTAACTTTGTAAAAATAGTTCTGAGCTTCCCAGCTCATGCTGGCTGCCTTACAAAAGGCAGAATCACAATGCCACATTACCCGCTCTGTTTGCCTGTGACCTCTGAGCTCATTAGAGTGTGTGAGCATCTTGTTTTACAGGCACAAAACCCACAACATCAGTTAGGGTGAGACTCAGAATTAACGTGTGACTGACAGCTTGTagtattgcttttcactgttGACGGAGATGGTGATTCCCAAGCTCAACAGCCAGGCAAAGGATCACATGAGGTTTTAGGAAGAAACGAAGGAGCTTTAACAGGGAGAGACGTTAGAAGAACGCAGTCCTACAGTAGGGATGTGTAGGGATGGCTGGGATACAGATAATACTCACGCTATTTGGAGGGCACGCGTGCCCAGAACTCTGGCTCGCTCGTACTTGGTCATGTAGGGGGTGGTGATGCGCTTCTGGTTCGCCGCCTGTCGCTCTCCGGAGGGGAGGATCTCCACGTTCTCCTGTCCCTCCTGGGAAAAGCACAGCACCGTTACAGTTCGACTGaaagcccagcagcagcccagccGGCCGGGTCCTGCAGAGCACCCACCTCCTCTACGTTCTCCAGATCATCCAGCCCCTCATCTTCCTCCACATCATCGAAGTCATCCCCATCAAAGCTGCGGGAGAGAGGCAAGCACACATCGCACAACGCGCCGAGGCCGGGGGACAGGACCCGGGCCTGCGGCTTGAGCTTAGCGTTGAAGCCGGCTGTAGGCCCAGGCCTTGATCCTTGCTCTCAGTCCCCACACCGCCCCAGCCCCGCTCTCACTTGTCCTCGTTGTCCGACATGTTGCTCCCTTTCTCCTCGGCGGAAGTACGATTCACTTCCGGTCGCCCGACACGTGACGTAACGTTTTCCGGAAGTAGCCCGGCGGCGCCGTTGCCACGGAGACGGGACGCCTCTCTGCCCGCCCAGATCTCCCATCTTCTTCTCCCAACGTCGCCACCAACCATGGCCTCGTCGACGGGAAGGAGATCAGCGGGAAGAGGCAGAGCCCTGTACAGCCCCGAGACCCGGGAGGTGCTGAGAGGTAACGGATTTTGCGGGAGGGAGGGAAGGCCCCGGGGACGCGGGGAAGGTTGCTGTGGGCCGTGTGGAGCAGTCAGATAAGTGCGTTTCCCCCCAGGCTGACTTCTGTCCTGGGCGCTGCGGGGCCGGGGGAGCCCAGTGGGCTGTGTGGTGACACGTAGCTGCTGTTTTTTAGCCCTGATGGAGGAGTCGAAGCTGACGAGATTCCAGAGGCGATGCCTGATGGACTGCCTGAGGCGTAAGTGGTGCCCATCTGAACTCGTTCCCCAGCATTGTGGTGAATGGCTTCTGCTGCTCGCCCTGAGGGATGGCATTCACCTTCTGCCTGGTTGGGGGGACACATCCTGTTCTCTCCATGTTTTGTGTGGGTACTCATTGAGATGTCCCCAAGGATCTGCCCAAGAGACTTGATGTGATGGTGTGAGGTTTCTGTGGAACCAGGATCCGCAGCCTGGAAGGTCAtctgcatcctgggctgcatcaaaagaagggtgGCAGAAGGGTGAAGGAAGGTGACTGccaccttctgctctgccctcgtgaAACCCCAtttggagtgctgtgtccaggcctTGACACAAGAAGGATATGGAGCGTTGGAATGGGTCCAGTGGAAAGCCACAAGGATgctcacagggctggagcacctatcctgtgaagacaggcttggggagctgagcttgtttggcatgcagaagagaaagctctggggagacctcactgcagccttccagtacttgagggaagcTTACAAGACGGATGGAGACAGACTTTTTACACTGTAtaatggtgataggacaagggggaatggctttaaactaaaagagaggaaattcaGGTTAGGtattgggaaga is a genomic window of Meleagris gallopavo isolate NT-WF06-2002-E0010 breed Aviagen turkey brand Nicholas breeding stock chromosome 1, Turkey_5.1, whole genome shotgun sequence containing:
- the POLR2F gene encoding DNA-directed RNA polymerases I, II, and III subunit RPABC2; this translates as MVGGDVGRRRWEIWAGREASRLRGNGAAGLLPENVTSRVGRPEVNRTSAEEKGSNMSDNEDNFDGDDFDDVEEDEGLDDLENVEEEGQENVEILPSGERQAANQKRITTPYMTKYERARVLGTRALQIAMCAPVMVELEGETDPLLIAMKELKARKIPIIIRRYLPDGSYEDWGVDELIITD